DNA sequence from the Manihot esculenta cultivar AM560-2 chromosome 11, M.esculenta_v8, whole genome shotgun sequence genome:
CTATTGATTGTTGGTATGGCCCTTGTTTCAATTTGCATGCTTCCAACTGGTATGCTCCCTTCAAACTTTTAGATATTATTTGCACCAAACTTCTTGCCTTTCATGATTATAAGAGCAACTTATCTAACTCTTATGACCCTACCTTGAATAGAACACTCAATCCAAAGAATCTAACTTACATAAGGAAATCAAGTTCCTCTTAAACTTAGGAACATATCTCACTTTATCGAACACTTTCACAAGATTATCACGTAGCTTGATCTTTATTTTACCAATAACTTCAACTTCCACTTTATTCCAATCGGCTAGCTTCACCAATAGTCTTGAGTCATTCAAGGGTTTAGCTacttatagttttttttaactAGTTCAGAGGAGGGATTTGTGCATCACATGTCATCCTCTCCATATAAATATgcaatgaaattaattaattttctatatCAGGAGTAAACACATTGCAATTTTTTCAACAAATAACTGTTAGCTACTGTCAAAAAATTGCAATTGCATTCATCAATGAagatctttttcttctttttgttctCTTTTTAAAAGATGAAGTAAAAGATGTCTAAGCCACATCTTTATCAAAGTCACATGCACCCTCTCCCCCTCAATTGAAATGCCACCAAATTCACCAACTTAGTATTTTGTATTGAACCTCATCCAAACTAGAGTTAAGATAAAGTGCTAGTGATTGCTAGAGTTAGATCTCTAGGCTTCAAGTTTTCAAAAGCGTGTCAAAAAGGATCAATTGCCATGTGAACAACGTGAGGAGGTTAAGAGAAAGCATGCCCCATGAAAACTAAAAGTATAACATGAAATGTAATTACAAGGATAGCCAGACATCAAAGGAAAGGAGAACCTCACCTGTCCGGGTTCCCATGTCAAATAAAAGTTACCACGGCTTGAGACAGCTACATAGTTTCCATCAGGAGAGCGATTCACAGTATTAAAAGTCCCTGTATAGTAACTTGCACCACTAATACCACTAGAAACTGTTCTGCAGCAATGATAAAGCTAAGTGAACATCTAGCCGGTTAGTGATTAAAAATCATTGAATAAAGAGATATCACAATACTCcaactttaaatttaataaactgcTTGAGCTTAAAAAGAAGGACATAGatatgaaaattgaaaatcatCTCCGGTCCAGCAATCAGTAATCTAAAACACTCGGGGTACAATTGTATAATGCAAGCACATAAAATAAAGTATCCAGACGGATGAAAGAGACACACACAATCATCTCATGGACTGCAAAATTATCTTTGACACAAGTACTATAAATCATACAGGGAAGAGCCAATATGCATAAAAACTAGCAAGAAAAGGATTACTCAATTATAACATACGTATGTAGATATGAAGCAGAATAAAAACAAGCATTCATGTGAGAAACCACGAGCAACAAATATTTAACTTGTTAATCTACAAATTCAAGTATTTAACGGAATATATAAAATAGATTTTCAGCAGAAGCATACCTACCTATTAAGAGTTGCCGAAACCGTCTCCTGAACTGCAGCCCTCCAGTTATAACCCCCATTTGATGTGACATATATTGCACCTTCGTCAGTCACCATCTCTGCACTTTTTTCTCCAGTTGCTTTTATATATACCTGCAGATGTTGTACCAGAGCCAACAAGGGTAACCTTTGCGTATCACTATCAAGTATCTAAAAAATACATAGAAGGTTAAGGTTACCATATCTCCAGGAAGTTGAGCACTGAGAGGTATCCTCTGCCAGGTTTCTCCAGCATCGGAGGTGTACAGCAAAATTGCAGGTTTTCCAACGATCCATCCCTCTTTACCGTTGAAGCTAATGGAATTGAATCTATAGTTGAAATCCTCATCTTCAGCCGATGGTATTGAACGCGAAACCCAAGTTTCTCCACCATCTTTAGTCTCCAAAATAGTTTGCCTGGTTCCCAGCAGGAAACCTACAAATCGGAAAAATTCCCATCAACTTTTTTTGCGCTTTCTGGAATCATTAAATAAAGGAAAAGAGAGGAAAGAAAGTTACCATGATTCATATCATCGGGGACGAAGGCTATGTCGAGGAGGACGACACCAGGGTCAATGGGTAGGGAAATTTTATCCCACTCGGAAAGGGTCTCTTCAGCGTTGGCCGGTTGGTGGATTAGTGGAGCTAGCAAGGGAAGTGAAATAGCCGCTGTTTGGGATAAGAAATGCCTGCGATTGAAGTGGTGGTGCTGAAGGCCATGGAGAGAGGCCCTGGGACTGTGCGAGAAGTGAGGTTGAGGATGGAAGTTTGGTCTCTTAAAGAGAAGAACCTTCGCTGTGAATGCAGAGGTTGAAGAGGCCATTGTCGCAACCACTATCGTCACTCTCTCTTATCCAAAGGTTATTATCATCAACGGCTACGCGGGTGTTTTCAAGCGTCTCCAATTCCAATGTGAATTATGAaggaaatttaattatttaattttagtaatttaagaatttttttaaggcaagaaacattttatttattttataaataggtCGTAGATTGCTTTtatatgtcttttttttttcatataatttatgAATACTTCATAACTGCTAACTAGAAACTTCCACCCGTCACATGAtatcaaaattgaattgaaatgat
Encoded proteins:
- the LOC110627187 gene encoding photosystem II stability/assembly factor HCF136, chloroplastic — encoded protein: MASSTSAFTAKVLLFKRPNFHPQPHFSHSPRASLHGLQHHHFNRRHFLSQTAAISLPLLAPLIHQPANAEETLSEWDKISLPIDPGVVLLDIAFVPDDMNHGFLLGTRQTILETKDGGETWVSRSIPSAEDEDFNYRFNSISFNGKEGWIVGKPAILLYTSDAGETWQRIPLSAQLPGDMVYIKATGEKSAEMVTDEGAIYVTSNGGYNWRAAVQETVSATLNRTVSSGISGASYYTGTFNTVNRSPDGNYVAVSSRGNFYLTWEPGQPFWQPHNRAVARRIQNMGWRADGGLWLLVRGGGLFLSKGTGITEDFEEVPVQSRGFGILDVGYRSKDEAWAAGGSGILLRTTNGGKTWTRDKAADNIAANLYSVKFIDDRKGFVLGNDGVLLRYLG